In Phoenix dactylifera cultivar Barhee BC4 chromosome 1, palm_55x_up_171113_PBpolish2nd_filt_p, whole genome shotgun sequence, the genomic stretch ATGATGAGCAAAAGTTAATTAAAATCCCTTTTGTTCATCCTAAAATAGTTTTTCATAAATTcgatgaacctaatgaacaaaatcagaaaattaaaaattcatcatctacttatgttaaatctatgactgttaaatttaacaagaatatgcaaaaatacacatcttgtaatcctaaaatctacaagcctatggacaaaatagctattaagaaaatatgggttccaaaaggaacaataatagctaacctgcaaggacccaaaagagtttgggttcctaagttgaaaatctgattatttttcagcaggtgtgtctagctctCCAAGATTCTAATAAAAGATATTATCTGAACAATGGATGCTCTAGACACATGTTAAAgaatttaaaatatacttaagaaaagtaattgaaatgaaaagaataatgaaattagtaacccttgcattctctttgccttactATCTgattaaaacatgaattgcaggtattaatcaattttgtgatatagataatacttttaaaaatatatatataatgaaatcacttcattttattgtatgctttacttactgttggataagttgctaaatgattaatcaacttattaagaataacgatatgaattctctatatgcttgatggagagttttatccatggcattatcttctattgatcatagacataagaATATGTACTTATTATGCTCTTAGAAAAAATATgcagtataaatactaatatcaaagaattttttttggggcatgtaaaattaacttatgctagtatggacctaatttcaaaagaccttgtcattggtttacttagattatcttttgcaaggtcaaagtttgctatgcatgttaactaaggaaacaaaccaaaaatcaatttctaaatctaaagatgtttcggtcactaagttttcaaaaactTACATTGGGTTTGTTCTTGGTACTTAaactgaaatattttctgcattggaacaaactcacaaaaagggatgaaaaaggtttgaaaactgtgaaaataaagaagtatcatggcatagtttagaaaaccaattttctgttaagttgtgcacagaaaataatattgaatacaattgtttctgcaccaagaacaccataagtacaATAGGGTTagtagaatccttgaagaaatgaaaaagacaatgttgtatgatagtcatctacttaaatgatttttgttaaaagctagcatcactgcttgtcatacatatggtctctattagatctatttttgatgaaaactctttctgatcttctgaaaaatagaaaatgagctattgcatatctttcatatttttcaattatacatgatatgcttgatatgttcttatgaaaataatgccaaatctgatgagGATATtcctatccttggatatcattcatcaagcaatgcatatagaatattcaatgaaaagattctagttgtagaaatatcaattcattttattctttatgagactaatgatctttcatcaagatactaaaatcagattatttaatatgtatatgattaatctttttgcttacatataacaatctgaaactaaaacaccttaagaatgaacaagattataattggtcgagttaaactaaattattttttttgaaagagatagaatttgaaatcctgttgataaaatctgaaaacttgttaataattagaaccaaattgagtttttcagaaatgcacttaatgaagaaaaattggtgactactaaaagattcaatcaagaaaagatagatcttgatgaaattcttgcatgattagttgTAAAGATCACCAAAGATCgatttaaagattaattttgatgatcacaaaaccttgaagtataattactaatgcttgtgttgcaagaagaaagataatttgttttgcaaggaacatagcaagttggaaaaatacaagaaggcctcaaaagctctcaagaaaagttggaagaaagctacacttcattggcccaagtttcaagttcaaaggattcaagttggaggagcaaattcaaagaaagattcaaaagaatagtcctcgagtcgattcctggaagttcagagtcgactctggcactctggagtctcaaggaacagtgctcgagtcgactccgagactctgcgagtcgactccgactgagaacagacaaaaagacagagagttgattttcagcgttacagtgctcgagtcgactccaacttcagcgctacagtgctcgagtcgactcccagctacagtaccggcagactcctattcacgagtcgactcctgcttcagccgagtcgactcctgcttcagccgagtcgactcgagcacgctggaaggcataacggctagttttttcttgactccaacgactctatttttgtctctaacggctagatttttattcccacgccatccaaagctataaaatcaaggggagagctagggaagaagttaaGAAAGTGGAGGGAAGAGttttcaaagagatttcaagagaaacctcccaaaagcacaaaagggtcattcaaagcaaaagtgagagaagaagagcatccgagtgaatcccaaagcttcctctccaactgtgtgctgcctcagtgatcctctacctcgtgcgaaatcagaagagggtcaagtaaagaagaagccgagtttcctcatctacaaaacttgtttgagggcttctctttactctatttgtttatattgttatatttgcttgtttaagaagctttgatttcttttaaactcttgttctaatatcttgtaacttgattcaatcaggaaattgaatcaaggggttaaagtttgttggtgagccaagtataaaaccaacattgtaaggttgtggttggtgagcctttggaaaaatcaactgggttgattgtgaacccgaaaaacaatcgttgtaaggttgtggttggagagcctttgggaaaaccaactgggttggattgtaagCCCATGAAAAcaatcggattggttctagtcggtgagcctgtgaaaaccgaccgagttcgttgtgatctcgtgaaaataagttaggttgtgagcttgtaaaacaaccggctgtaatctgaggaattatagtgaaatttccaagaggacttggggagtggatgtaggtgctggggtacaccgaaccactatacatctttgtgtttgtaatgccttatctcttgtgtttcatattttacattcatacttgattgtgtaatatctctagctttgttttctattgatttataagtgattgtttagaacttgcttagcttccactccatcctTACCATTCTTATAgattataattgctctagcttaatcttccactactttacatgtaattgcctagaacttaagtaaataacatcttattattccgctgcattcaattcaaagtaaaaattagggaacataatttttagaaaacctaattcaccccccctcttgggttgtcaccttgcgCAACAGGCTCGAAAGCACTCCTCTCCTCCGGTCGTCTGAAGCCCCAAGCCATGTTTTGAACGAAACAGAGGCttggaggggggagagagagggagagagaggtggagagagagagagatgccagGGGAGGGATAGAGGAGGCTCAGAAGTCCTCATCTTCTCCTCCGATCATTCGCCttgtgccgacttcacttaaagaaacaaaaaaatatataaaaagaacGGGATCGAGCCCCTGTTTGTTTGAAATAGAGGCTCCACCCAAGGGCCCCTGCGGACGACCAGAGGAGAGGAGGGATTCTGAGCcccctttctctccctctctcggcatctctttccccctccctctctctcttcctctcttttcttctccctctttccctccatCGTCGATTTCTTATTTTGCTTGCTTGAACCGTCCCAGTCCGCTACCAGTACGACTTGGTATGACCCGAACCGGACGGTTCCGGATGGTTCCGTCGTCCTTGCTACAAGTCTTCTAGCCTTAAACATCAAAAATCACAACAACACGACATTGAGGGAAGAGAAATTGACTACATTGAAGCTTGCTGATCATAGCATGCCAAAATTCAACTCACAAACTACATTCTAAGAAAGCTCTGCTTGATTTCCATTTGTCAGATTCTTCCTTTacatatgaatgtttttgtgaCTGAAGTTGGCTGTTTACTCATCCCTAGAATTGCGACACATGCAATTTGCCTGATGAGTCATTCCAAAGAGAACATTCCCCTGTTGAGAAATTGAACTCATAaggtcaagaaaaaaaaaaaaaaaaaagagatatgcCACAAAGAGAATGTCACCCTGAATTATCACTTTAATGAAATGTGTAATGGCCATTATTACAGATACATCCCTTTTTTAACTCCCTAAACAGGGATGTTTGTTTAGAAATATAATAGGGACACTATTATGTGTCACCCAACCTTCTGCATTGATTTCCAAACATGCTTCCTATACTGATAACtagggaaaaaaggaaaaatagtcAGAATTACAAAATAATACAACACTAGTGATTATGTATCTTAGGACAAACAGAACTAAAATTATTGTCCATAAAAGCTATTCAACTGAATTATTACCAATTGAAAACAAAAGGTGAATATTCAAGCAAAAATCTAATAACCCTAAAAGAACTGGGGATAATGGGAAATATTCAATAATACTTAGTCCATCAATCTAGAGATGCCTAAAAAGAGTGCCATATGATTCTGATATTCTTTTTTCAACTGTGTCTATTTTTTCATATTAACAAACACAACAACCCAAAGTAACAAGATGATATCAAATGTAAGAATATCTAAGATGAACGAACAGGTGGAACAAGTAGAGGATGGTCTAAAAACTACACTAAATACTCAAAATACTATTGTAGATATGAATGAGAGCACTTGTGATAGAAAAGGCTCATAGCTCAGCAGAAaatatatgagagagagaggagaaactTTCGTTTCACTCTATTCTTCCTTGTTCTAAGATATCAAGAATTCAGGCTCACATTCATTAATTTTGAACAAGTGTctaaaaaagaaagattaattTTGAAACAATACTAACATTAGAAAATGAACCGATTACTTTATCCTCAGTCTGTGGAAATAAATGACATACAATTTGCCATCATAAAAATTTACATCTCTCACCGAGCAACTTGCCTGAGCCTGGAAATCATATATTAATGAAACGTCATATTCAGATGACAACATCAATGCAGAAGACCATAAAATGCATCACCAAAATGTTTATCCTTTTCTACATGAAACATAATGAAAAGCAGAATAGTAAACTTTGCATACCATTGCTTTCTGGTGAATGGGTCTTTAACTTAAGGTGCGCTTGTTGAACGACTCCATAGTTAAATTAGCAGTAAAGGCAGGTATGGAATTCATCTTCTTTATAAATATCTCAATCTGTAACAGTAACACTTAAGCTTAGTAGGTAGACTTACATTTCAGCATTATGACTCCATGCTCAAATGCATCTTAAATCACGGTATATCACTTGTGACCATTTTCAAGGCAGAATATTGCCACAAACAAAAAGCCTTAGTAAACCATAAACATAACCAACAACCTTAAGAACTTGCATGAGTTTAGTATATCATTTGTCACCACACATCAATTCCAGAGCATATACTCTGACAAATGGATTCACATTGCACAAAGATTCAGGTTAAGGGCATATCCCTTCATATACTAGAACTTTTGACTAAGTTATGGGCACCAGTGGAGGCTATGTCAAGTCCAGTGTAACTTGTATGCCATATTTGATCCAAATATGTTTCTTTATTAGCTACTCATTCAACAATTAGGCCCAATTTTCAGTCAACATCTGGTTAAATCAGAatttcacaaccaaacttgatGCTCTGAACTATGTCTGGTAATTAAACTATTTATGTTTGTTGCAGTCGCGAGTTTATGAGAACAATACAGAGTGTAGGTGAAGTTATTTGGCATAGGTTTGGACGGACACAATGAATAAGTACAAGTTCAGTTCAAGTGAAAAATTAGTTCTGGCATGATCCAAATTACTTGACCTACTTGAACCCGTAACAATAGGATACAATTCATATTCCTTATCGAGATTTTAGCCCTTGTTAACCAAGATCAAACTGAAATTGCAAAAGCAACAAATAGGTGATAACTTAAAAATGGCCTAGCATGAGTATATAGTACATCTTAAAGAGTTTGGTGATAATTTGTGATCTTTTGGAAGAGAACTGCAACATGAATGCAATACACGGCAAAATCAAAGCAACATCAGATCAGATCTCATATTTCAGTCTAAGAACAATTCGTTTGCTTGGAAAATAGGTGTTTTAGGTGTTTTCATCTTAGTAATGTAGGCTCACAAACTTTGATACCTtaaaatttcttattattttgaACTGATCAGTACAATGCTTCCATCATCCATCAATATTCCAAGACCTGTTCCAAGTACACTTTAGGAAAACTTCATTATCATTATGTTCCAACATATTTAGACATCTAAAATGACATGATCCAGCAGTATATATAGGCTGAATGCACAACCTTCTAGAAGCATCCCACAATTGTTATAGACTGAGTATGAAAGAGGTCAGGTTGCTTGATGTACAAAGTAATATATGCTGGTTTGGGCAGTGTTCTAGTGGCGGCAACGATCATCAGGGCAGCTCTTAGTGTTGTGAAAATGGTGCTAATGGTACATGAAGAAAATACCAGGAATTGCTTGTGATTGGCCAGGATTAGACCAAGAAGATCAACATATGATTAGACCAAACAGGTTCAGAACAGGGAAAAAAGGTAAAACTGCATGGATTTTCGAGTTTCTTCTTAGATTACATTCATTATTGATATAGACCTTTAGAGTTAGGGCAGCAAATAAAACAGACATATGCTCAAACAATTCCAAATCTGGACAAATCAAAACATTCTAATTTTACAGTGATCAACATAGCCTGAAAGAAGGTAAAGGAAGGCAAAGAAAgagaagacaaagaagaagtgtTAAAATGGAAAAGCATGGAGACAAAAGAAATTGTAActtataaataatataaaattcatCACTGCCCATAGACCCATACTGGAGACACTCaaacatcataaaataaaatttctaataagaaaaataattccAATTTGCTTAAAATGAccctaggactctaatttacaCAAGATCACTCAGAATAGGACTTTTAATCAACATATAACTCAACAACCTTAAGATAATTTACTTTACTAAAACAACCAAAGATTTTCCAATAGTATTGGAATTTCTATTTGTATAAAATCCAACATCATATAAAGCCATCAAAGCTAATTCAAATCATGATACCAGAAAATAGAAACAATCCCAACCCAACCTAGGTTTAAAATAGGACTTGTAAGGATTAATCCTActcaaaataaattaaaaacccACTACAAAATTAGCCCTAATGATTAGTACAAGTATTGAAAGAGAATATTATTTGCACCCAACAACCAGAAGACTTAGTATGAACAGACATAGCATCAAGGaaagccgtaccggtccgtaccggccggtacgggccggtacaaacCGGTCCGGTGCTTGACCGGTACCGGAGAGCGATGAAAACCGGTATATCCGGTTTTCATCtgtgtaccggccggtacggaccccgtaccggccggtacgggtggtttttttttttttttttacgaaaCCACAGCTTCGCgctgtggtttcaaaaaccacgcgcggcgcgtggtcaaaaaccacgcgcggcgcgtggttttaagggagaagtggcccgtgggccacttctttcaattttttttttttttttttttggggaaccacagcgaggcgctgtggttcccAAAACCACCGCGgcgcgtggtttcaaaaaccaccgcggcgcgtggtttcaaaaaccacgcgcCGCGCGTGGTTTTAAGAAGGAAGTGGCCAACCGGCCACttctttcaaagaaaaaaaaaataaaaaattgctgTGGCCGACAGGCCACagctttctccctttttttaatGGGAAAAGGAGTGGCCTCGGCCACTCCTTCCCATTAAAAACCAAGAAAGTGGCCGACCGGCCACTTCTTTCCGTACCAATTTAACGATATTAAGCTGGGATTTTCTGTTAATCTGGGATTAACAGCACGATCTTAAGCCTCTCGTTCGGTTATAAAAACCGAACGAGGCTCACTTCTTTCCCAAACAATTTGAGGTTGAGACTTGAGAGGTTCTAGTTAAGGTGCGGAGACGGAAAGATTTGAGAGATAGCGAGGAGGAGGTCCTGCCCAAAAAATCCAGCGGAGACTATTTAAGGTGCGGTTTTTTTAtcctatattattttattaattttgttaataatttacttaaaaaaaatagtttataaattacttaaataataagataatgcaaaaatttactttattagcttaattttttgataagttgtccttttatgatagaaatgggttctatttaaggtgcggagacggaaagatttgagagatagcgaggaggaggtcctgcccaaaaaatccagcggagactatttaaggtgcggtttttttatcctatattattttattaattttgttaataatttacttaaaaaaaatagtttataaattacttaaataataagataatgcaaaaatttactttattagCTTAGACTATTTAAGTtgtccttttatgatagaaatggagccatcaagaaaaacgaACCCTGCAAAGCGTGATATTGGCTGGTCTTATGGGCGAAGACTTGGAAGTGAGGGGCAACGACACCAGTTTCAATGCAAGTTTTGCGACAAGGTTTTCAAGGGAGGAGGGGTAACCAGGTTGAAGCAACACTTAGCCGGAAATTCCGGTGAGGTTGCTACATGCCGAAATTGTCCTAACGAGATTCGTGTGCTGATGAGGCAGAATCTTGCTGAGGCCAAAGAagcgaaggagatggcttccaaGAAGAGGGCGGAGGTCGATTGCCAAGCGGCAGagccaccttcctatcactctagggagccagaggaggtcgaggatctagatgaggaggaggcagatattcaggcggccatgcatgcaagcctggatgatcagtggcagtaggaggaggtggccaggcatagggctcgatttgggccctctgCATACGAGTCGGGCGGCGGTTCTCGAAGCACTAGACAAGATCCAGAGTTCTTGAGGACAACTTCAGTAAGGGAGGGCGTCGGCAAAGAACGtggccggattgcatctatgctgggtggttttggtagccgaaagaagtcATCTAGAGGAGTTGCAGAAGGAGCGACAATTcatgatgtagatccgcatgctctccccagtagagattcaaggcagcagagggtagacacaatgtggatgaaggataagaagaaaactatgtggcgagctattggatcctggtttcacttcagccacatcccagcgaatgtggcagacaatacatactacaggtctgccattgccgccatacaagctgccggtcccggtgtagctcctccaggcccgaaggatatatacggtgagcttcttgacaacaataaggaggagctggagaattggattgactcctacaagagcaagtggcccatatatggactaaccatcatgtgcgatggttggaccggtccgaccaggcggagcatcatcaacttcctgacatactgtgatgctaagaccttcttccacaagtcgATTGATGCTTCGGCTTCTGTGCACAACACctcgtacatgctgaaacttatggaggatgtgattgatctggtaggagaggagaatgtcgtgcaggtcgtcactgataatgggccgcaatataaggctgccgggcaagtcttgatggagcggcggccacatattttctggaccccatgtgctgcacattgtatcgatcttatgttgatggacattggaaagatccgtagggtgcaacaAACGGTGGAGACAGCTCAACGCATTACgaggtatatttataaccataactgggttctttcattgatgagaaagtatgcagggggagagattctgagaccaggagtcacacggtttgctaccaacttcatcgcacttgatagcatactcgagaagagaggagccctacgtcagatgtttgccAGTCCGGAGTGGTATGATAGTAGATATTCTTATGCCGGCACTGAAGGGAGCAAGATAGAAGACTTGGTGACGAGACAGCCATTCTGGCAGCGGGCTACTACAatagtcaaggctatcaaaccattatatgaagtgctgcgggccgtagatagcgagatctacccccagatggggtttttgtatcacatgatggtcaaggcaaaggatcagattatggaggcagatccagcacatggccgtagatagcgagatctacccccagatggggtttttgtatcacatgatggtcaaggcaaaggatcagattatggaggcagatccagcacatggccggtcatacatcaacatcattgagcaacggtggggagcgcaaatgggtacggaattacatctagcaggtaaactaagatataattatagtgacaattatagtgatggatataattatataattatgctaagatagtctcgtatatgtgcagcatactacctaaacccccggtttcagtacagcatagatggaattggtatggatgaaacacttctggatgctttgcgtaatgtgatttacaagatggaggcagatccagaaaaagcggccctatgtgttgaagaggtaattatgatttagtaattactagcatgtgtaagtatatcagcatcttcaattattaacatggttttcttatgcttatttttcacagagcaaattatttagagagggcagctaCAGTTTTGGCCAACGAGCGGCTGTCGTCAGCAAACACAATATGAATCCAGGTACGTGACACATCAGCAAAACATTCACCTGGTGTTACTTAGTTACTATTATGGaactatcatatatgtaatcttcataaatatttttgcagctgaatggtgggtgcattttggcggatccgcgagaaatctaaagcggatagctatccggatcctctcccaaacagtctcctctagtggatgtgagcgcaattggtccaccttcgcccttatccacagcaaacaaagaaaccgtttgacgcaaaagcgcctcaacgaccttgtttatgtgcattacaatttgcggttgaggctaaagtgcatccaggaggaagtggagctcaagtatacAGATCCGATTTACGGGTCCTTCACCGCTGATGACGATGATCCACTACTCGGCTGGCTTGTaggccagcagcaggagcccgagcttgacgagccagaatcgcctccacgaccagctaccttcatagccaccgaagctggggtcgatccagagcaatgggctgagcgcaatATTCCACGCACTCCCAGAGCTGATCAGCCGCAGGCACAGGGGAGCTAGACAGAGAGGGCCaggaaaggaaaacaaagaatcccaatggagagtgtcgaggaagagacttggactagtagcgatgaaggttctggtggtgatggatcttctagccatggagggagcggaggacagtatggtactCATGAGACACAGACGGAGGGTGGTCTTTATTTCACCGGTGAGTCCCAATTTATGGGTGCTACACAGGATACGGACCACGGTCGACCACCTGATAGAGATCGTGAGGATATTATTGGATATAGAAGACGGGCTCCTCAAGGTCGTTCAGGAAGACAGGATACGACTGCAGATCCGAGGACATACGGATACGGATTCTATTATCCACAGCCTCAGCCTGACGAATACGGATATGGTGCATTGGATTTTGCTTCCGCCATATTTGGATGGGCCCCTACACAAtcagaggacacctctcagagccagagcgtgagcgagagatccgacagttcttataacctggcgcgtgttccttctgattgggttgatttgcctcctcctgattatacttatgatccagatatctacgagagccatcgacactcgtcccgattttagatatcctagagtactttaaatgtatgtaaatgattgtatcttaattcgaagatattttatgtgtatgattttatcatttcgaacgggaggaaaacataacatgcaatcatgcatcatatatgtttcaaatttcaaccctaaatttaaatatgaaaatatcaaaaatcatgaaaaaagtaataaaaaaacatcaattttcatttaatttaagatccaacagagacaacattaaaaaaaaaaaaa encodes the following:
- the LOC120113223 gene encoding uncharacterized protein LOC120113223 encodes the protein MIEMEPSRKTNPAKRDIGWSYGRRLGSEGQRHQFQCKFCDKVFKGGGVTRLKQHLAGNSGEVATCRNCPNEIRVLMRQNLAEAKEAKEMASKKRAEVDCQAAEPPSYHSREPEEVEDLDEEEADIQAAMHASLDDQWQ